From Zingiber officinale cultivar Zhangliang chromosome 5B, Zo_v1.1, whole genome shotgun sequence, the proteins below share one genomic window:
- the LOC121984266 gene encoding protein GRAVITROPIC IN THE LIGHT 1-like, translating to MANKATTISDLLQRVASSCLTHRLPGSYVLDDCDSDREEGEVDRTRSEVGKRVAKEKDEVDEEEQGLKIWEEDGGHGAGAAPEDSHKVRVREMEAFVHEVFDAVSAVKRAYVGLQEAHSPWDLENMRKADAAVVVELRKLGRLRDRFRRECFSPPATGQTAPPLKDAVAPYEAAIDDLKRQLKAKEAEAESLKEKLRNSIALGHLGRKGRHYSSKRVGCASAIGALGTPTPELFEMCMERVKSASKSFTAHLLYLMRSARWDITAAVRSVIEGGSDAAEDRWPSTPNLEPRHAKYALESYVNRKVFHGFENETFYLEGSLSSLIKPDEFRRDCFAQFRDMRGMEPEQLLGVLPGCPFGRFAATKYLSIVHAKMEESLFGGGSEQRRQVMAGAHPRTEFYGEFLRMAKAVWLLHLLAFAMDPPPAHFEAGRGAEFHPHYMESVVRFPGGRAPVGSAVGFPVGPGFKLADGSLVRARVYLVPRA from the exons ATGGCGAACAAGGCCACCACCATCTCCGATCTGCTTCAACGTGTCGCCTCCTCCTGTCTCACGCACCGTCTACCGGGAAGCTACGTGCTCGATGACTGCGACAGCGACCGGGAAGAGGGGGAAGTAGATCGGACTCGGAGCGAGGTGGGGAAGAGGGTGGCCAAGGAGAAGGATGAGGTCGACGAGGAGGAGCAGGGACTTAAGATCTGGGAAGAGGACGGCGGCCATGGCGCCGGCGCCGCACCTGAGGATTCCCACAAGGTTAGGGTCCGAGAGATGGAGGCGTTCGTCCACGAGGTGTTCGACGCTGTGTCCGCGGTCAAGCGGGCTTACGTGGGCCTCCAGGAGGCGCACAGCCCGTGGGACTTGGAAAACATGCGGAAGGCGGACGCGGCGGTGGTGGTCGAGCTCCGCAAGCTGGGGAGGCTCAGGGATCGCTTCCGGAGGGAATGTTTCAGTCCACCAGCTACCGGCCAGACCGCCCCGCCGCTGAAGGACGCCGTGGCACCTTACGAGGCGGCGATCGACGACCTGAAGCGGCAGCTGAAGGCCAAGGAAGCAGAGGCGGAGAGCCTCAAGGAGAAGCTCCGGAACTCCATCGCGCTCGGCCACTTGGGAAGGAAAGGGCGTCACTATTCCAGCAAGAGGGTCGGATGTGCATCCGCCATTG GAGCGCTGGGCACACCGACGCCAGAGCTGTTCGAGATGTGCATGGAACGGGTGAAATCAGCGTCCAAGTCCTTCACCGCTCACCTCCTCTACCTGATGCGGTCCGCGCGCTGGGACATCACCGCAGCCGTCCGATCTGTCATCGAAGGAGGCAGCGACGCCGCCGAAGACCGCTGGCCGTCCACCCCCAATTTGGAGCCCCGCCACGCCAAGTACGCCCTGGAGTCGTACGTGAACCGGAAGGTGTTCCATGGGTTCGAGAACGAAACCTTCTACCTCGAGGGATCGCTTAGCTCGCTGATAAAACCGGACGAGTTCCGGCGCGACTGCTTCGCGCAGTTCCGGGACATGCGGGGAATGGAGCCGGAGCAGCTGCTGGGCGTCCTCCCAGGTTGCCCATTCGGGCGCTTCGCTGCCACCAAATACCTCTCCATCGTGCACGCCAAGATGGAGGAGTCGCTTTTCGGCGGCGGGTCGGAGCAGCGGCGGCAGGTGATGGCGGGGGCGCACCCACGGACGGAGTTCTACGGGGAGTTCCTCCGCATGGCGAAGGCGGTGTGGCTGCTCCACCTGCTGGCCTTCGCGATGGATCCGCCACCAGCCCACTTCGAGGCGGGCCGGGGAGCGGAATTCCATCCGCATTACATGGAGAGCGTGGTCCGTTTTCCTGGCGGGCGAGCTCCGGTTGGGTCTGCGGTGGGTTTTCCGGTTGGTCCCGGTTTTAAGCTGGCGGACGGGTCATTGGTGCGGGCCCGTGTTTACCTCGTACCAAGAGCCTAA